A stretch of the Macaca mulatta isolate MMU2019108-1 chromosome 16, T2T-MMU8v2.0, whole genome shotgun sequence genome encodes the following:
- the CRYBA1 gene encoding beta-crystallin A3, with the protein METQTVQQELETLPTTKMAQTNPTQGSLGPWKITIYDQENFQGKRMEFTSSCPNVSERSFDNVRSLKVECGAWIGYEHTSFCGQQFILERGEYPRWDAWSGSNAYHIERLMSFRPICSANHKESKMTIFEKENFIGRQWEISDDYPSLQAMGWPNNEVGSMKIQNGAWVCYQYPGYRGYQYILECDHHGGDYKHWREWGSHAQTSQIQSIRRIQQ; encoded by the exons ATGGAGACCCAGACTGTGCAGCAGGAGCTGG AAACCCTTCCAACCACGAAGATGGCTCAGACCAACCCTACGCAGGGGTCCCTGGGGCCATGGAAG ATAACCATCTATGATCAGGAGAACTTTCAGGGCAAGAGGATGGAGTTCACCAGCTCCTGTCCAAATGTCTCTGAGCGCAGTTTTGATAATGTCCGGTCCCTCAAGGTGGAATGTGGCGC CTGGATTGGTTATGAGCATACCAGCTTCTGTGGGCAACAGTTTATCCTGGAGAGAGGAGAATACCCTCGCTGGGATGCCTGGAGTGGGAGTAATGCCTACCACATTGAGCGTCTCATGTCCTTCCGCCCCATCTGTTCAGCT AATCATAAGGAGTCTAAGATGACCATCTTTGAGAAGGAAAACTTTATTGGACGCCAGTGGGAGATCTCTGATGACTACCCCTCCTTGCAAGCCATGGGTTGGCCCAACAACGAAGTCGGCTCCATGAAGATACAAAATGGGGC CTGGGTTTGCTACCAATATCCTGGATATCGTGGGTATCAGTATATCTTGGAATGTGACCATCACGGAGGAGACTATAAACATTGGAGAGAGTGGGGATCTCATGCCCAGACTTCCCAGATCCAATCGATACGCCGAATCCAACAGTAG